The Ptiloglossa arizonensis isolate GNS036 chromosome 2, iyPtiAriz1_principal, whole genome shotgun sequence sequence AATGGAAACCGAAAATTCATTGTTTGAAATTCATTATTATCAGTTTAAATAATATAGTTTTAACAAATACTCACTTGCCGAAATGCATTTCTGCACGTTTGCGGACCGATACCAGCCATTTTTTTTCAGTGAATAGAAATGAAACGTTTGTAATACCTGTATTATATAACTTTTATATGTGAGGGTGTACCAACCTTACCGCGAATTCACTTGCATAGAAGTATGTGCAAATGCAAAaccattattaaaatttacttcAACGTCGATAATTGTATAAAACTGTTTCAAATCATTGcacataaatattttaaagtttaatgttttaaataaaatatacatcgtgtaacaaatacatatttaataaaattaaaaaagtcaacgatatattattaataataaattaatataaataaatattcgttttGTTGCGCAAAGCTAATATTTTTTACATGTACATACACTGTCATTTgacatttaattataaaaatatattatttttaaacgaacttgCATCATGCAAGTACTTATagtttatatattacgtatgtgTTTcctatacaattttatattcgttcgaaaatttattttcgtttgtTTACATAGATATTGTAAAATACGTTTCACACAAATAGAATACTTAGACTTTATTTTAAAACAATGAAGGACACCTGCGAAAATGTATAATGTTCTTACTTTATGAATTactattgtatataatattacgtgataataaatttaataagttaTTTCATCATGTACAGGTAATATATTCTTAATATGTATTTCTATTCGTTGTTATAAGTTCTAGGTTATCTATTCCTATAGGTTATGTTTCATACAATTCTATAattgtacattatattttagaaaattaaattaatttatttgcgaaatttctaagaaatataatatataattagaaTTACTTATATAtaattagaattatttatatataattctaattaaaacaaatttaacGATATAAAAATTATGAACAGAATGTACATAACCTAGTTTAGATAAATTTTACTAGTAACAATGTAAACGTTTTTAGATATGATAAATACtgtgttttaattaatttaaacaatAGTTAtcacttttcctttttctctatttcattattatttattacaaattcttTAACGTTGTTACAAAATATCGAAGCATATAGCCATTATTAATTCCAGAAAAGTTTAAAAATCCAATGAAATATGGGAGACAttttttataatgtataatatatttatactttttaattaatgatgttaattttaattttactgcttttgaattctttttaaattgattttaaaatcaAAAAAACCAATACTATTTTCAGACGCGTTTTATTACTTCAAAATGTAATACTACACAATAGAAAAAATCTTTATAAACGATATATAGAAAGAATGTACATGGTAGAAAGTtcaaaaatgaaagaatatGAAGGTCGTAAATTAATAGGGtaagttaaaaattaaaaattagatattttgttatgaacgaataaaaatactacAAATGTTTGATTACATACAGattttcaatggaaaaaatatatgATGTTGTAGCGgatgtaaaaaattataaaaatttcgtGCCGTTTTGTAAAAAATCCGATGTTAtatcaaaaaataataatagtctCAAAGCCAATTTAGTAATAGGATTTCCACCTATAAAGGAAAACTACATTTCCAAAATAACAACAGTACGACCACGTTTTGTTAAAGCCGAATGCACAGACGGTAAATTATTCAATCATTTGAACACGTTATGGATTTTCAGTCCAGGATTAAAAAATAATGCAGAAACGTGCGTTATTGATTTTTCACTATCATTTGAATTCAAATCAATTATCCATTCACATTtgtcgaatttattttttaatgaaattgtaAGGCAAATGGAAAATGCTTTTCTTGAAGAAGCCAAACGCAGATACGGTACACCTTGTATAAAAACAGTGCGATTagaaaagtaacaaattttattgctTGGGAAtgattgtataaaaaaatttgaaaataaataaagttagTTTTAACCTTTTTATACatcgtttttttttacattactgaattaatacttaaaaaaaaatcagaCTCGTAATAATTACAATTCGTAATATATGTACACAGTGTATACTGTCatttaaacgattaaaaatgcTTTTTCAGTACCATTTGTATTATAACTTTAGAATATCAATCATGTAAATACTAATGCATCATATTAAGTTAACTAAGTGATCATTCCAAATCTTTTATCACCATTGatactttttttattctttagaTTTTACACATCACGGTGCGCGATTACTACCTAATGGTGGCGCAGAATTGAGTCACCGCCAATCGATCCAAAGCaagatgtgtgtgtttatcTTTTCTTAATCATTTACTATACATCTATACTTGAAATATTACCATTTCTAAATAGTGTAACTTATTTCTTTTAGGTATTAACTTTCTGTGAATTTTCATAATatcgtataattataatttttctgaTAAAATATTAGTAATTAGCGGGTCTTCGGTTTCGAAGAATGAGTATGACGATTACAATCTTCGCCACTCAGACGGTTTTATTTCCGCGAGAAATTATGTATTTCGGAAGAAATATATCACGTCTTTATCATCGTCATCGAAAACTATGTCACGTAAACAGCTTTCTGTTAGGAAAATGCTTATCTCCCTCACTCGTCATTAATACATGTACTACACAGAGAACATGTCATAGTAATAAAAGTAAAGTAGAAAGTTTTTCTGGTACTTTAACGAAGCAACACGCAAAAGAATTGGCCTCCAAACTTACCTCGGAAGAACGTGATCACTTTTTAAGTGCTTTACAAGAATGTAAATCTGAGGAAGATAAAGCAGGATATCAACGTAATTACTTTGTATCATGAGTATCATTATTAAAACAATCACACATTTTAttgacaattttacgttatgctaTTTTAAGGTCAGTTAGCAGTTTTCCGGTGGTGCAATGAACTTGGAAGACCTACCAAAATACCATCGTTAGGAGATGTGGATGCTACAGGCAAATATTGTCGTGTACCAGATGATTGGCTTATACGAAAGTATGGTAGGAACATCAAAACATTAactcatttttaaattattaacagtaattcataatataataaatatggtAAAGTGTAATAATGTTTTCATATCAGACATAATCGTAACTCAGCTCAAAATGATATAAATCTACTAATGGTTTCAATTTGAgaagtgaaaatatttattagtaTTATATTGTGATTCAGTATAATATCTATTATTCTTTAACAGTATCAAATTTTTCCTTCCATCGCATTCTACATGGACATCTCGCTGTAAGTTTAATGCATGTTAAACTACTATCAGTCTATGTATTCTAATTCTTTCACTTGCTTCTTCTATTGTGACTGAACTTTCTggatataataaaaagaaaactactGAGCCACAGTTAGATAATAACTTATatacaatacaaattttcaaatatatattaacttaaaagtaattaaaattgtttatacaaattattgttatttttctcaGATAAGAGCATAAtatattatgataaatatttgTGAATTTAATAAAAGATATGTTTTATACACCACTTTATACATAATATACTTTAAACATCTACATTTTCAAGAAAGTTGTTTCtgaaaagtataatattttttaaataggaatcgatacaattttattaagTAACTAAACTACATTTACAATATCTCATCAATTAAATCAACAATAAACACAAGAGTCCTATCTAaataagtatataaaaataggTTAAGGCTTTAggtaaataattttagaaatttttcatgtcataaaaatttgtcaaaatatTCCTCTAAaactaatttgtattatttggtTTACTTTCTATGTATCCTATATTATTGCAATTTTGCATGGTCTTATAAATGCTCtttctataatataaaatatgttgCTGAGAATATTTCATAGAATGTATTCTATTTACTTAATATATGTTACACCATTTAGTATGCTTTAAGATAACTATTTTTtaggtaaaaaaaaatgtatctttatttaaataaagtttTATTTCTCAAAATCTTGTGTATTGATTAATTAGTTAATTGTCCTAAAtgatttttttcactttttattatgcactaaaaaaatgtaaaataattatttcaaactattttttaatttttcataattcatatataaacaaattaatgcacgaatgttaaatattttatgttttGTAAATAACATAAAGATCATATTCTTGCAATTAAGAAATTTCATATTAGACTTTTCATTAGttatattcttaaatatttttgcctttataAAAGGTCAAGCATTTATATTTTGTTCTTTCCATTACAGTTGAAAATTTTCCAGGACCAACTACTAAAGATCTAATATTAGGTACGGAAGTCAatactttttatatattaaaattttaaattgtatttaaagtggtaatacatttaaaatatacataGTTTGAAATTTGAGTATTCAGAATTTCAGAAAAAATTTGTCAattcttttgtttaaaatatcagtgcttttaaattattattatgataATAATGTTAGGAAATATTCTTGCAGTTGCAATTGCGAATGCAATTCCATTCATCGGCTTTGGTTTTCTTGACAACTTCATCATGATTGTTGCTGTACGTACCATAGTCTTATGCAATTTATTCTTCAGTGTGAAATATACTAATTTCAGGGAGACCAAATTGAAataatgttaaataaaaaatttccaatatcAACTATGGCAGCTGCAGCATTAGGAAATACAGTTTCTGATATAATAGGAATTGGATCTGTACACTATGTAGAAATTTTTGCTCATAAAATTGGGTTTCAAGCACCGAAACTTACTTCTTTGGAATTAAATCTGCCTAAAACAAAACTAGCTGCCAATGTGGTATGATATATttagttttatattatattaataatttactttagtttagaaaaaaataatttacattgaTTTAGGGACGAGTTATTGGAGTTACAATTGGCTGTTTGATTGGGATGACACCTATTcctattttttcatattttcataaTAGTGATTGAACTCGTGAGTATTAAatgtatgaaaattttattgtcTCTCAAGAATATTAATTCGTACCATCGCATCAAATAAATGTGTAATAATAGAAACAAAACCATCCTTTTAGATAGTctgtataaatataaacaaagcttttataataatatgcaattttaatttatgaCAATCACTGTGTTTATGTAAAATAGTATAATCTCTgtaataataaatgtatttaatgTATGAATATGTACAAAGTAATGTATTATCAAAATTACACTAACGGTATTACTAATAGATGTATTCTTGATGTttcctattttttaatatttttccttttttattcataaaacttatatattttgaaggttgcaataattaaaagtataatAGACTTTTATGTACTTtacatttattgaaaaaattactTTGTTAGTATAGAAATTATTTGTGAGTTTACAAGTTAGTACCAAAAATATatacttctttttttataaatccTTCTAATGAAGACTTTTACACTATattgattttaaaaaatttaaatatttaattattagtgCTGATGACCAAGAGTTATTTTTGTAACATAATTTGCATAATATCTCCAATCATGCAAATGAAGATTTAAATCTATACCCAGGATTTGCTTCCAATTCATATCCATTATAAATTCATCTGCATCTTGTATTAAGGTAGTAGTATCAAGTACAAACTTAGTAGTTATTAATGTATCTGTGTATTCAATTTCATCATTTATTGAATATAATGTCTCTTTTGACTCTAAGCCTGAATATTCTGGTAACCAGATCATAATAGAATTTAACCACCATTTCCAGTGCTCAtctacaatttctttcttctcaatattttcacaaccATGTTGAGTTTGATTACAACTCAATAAAATAGGCATAAAATCTGTTGTTAAAACATTTTCTGACAGATTTTCAATAGCTGTTGGTGGAACATCCATTATTGAATTCAAATCTATTTTTGTAACATCTAAAGAACTTGTTGTTTGTCTTGGGCTAAGTACTGTTCCTGGAAAATAGCTAGCAACTAAAGCAGAGCCCAAGAGAGTGACTATTCCTGCAATATATGTTGCCAAACAAATAGATGATACATTTATTACAGCATGTGCCACAGTTATTAATTGCATTGAATTCATTAGACAACTTAATTCTGTATATGAAAACCAGCCTCTTTTTTGTGCTTCTTTATAAGCTATATCTTTTTCTAGTCTTTGTAGTCTTTCCCAAAAATCTTGATTGTGAACAAAAACAGTCCAATCCTAAATAATTTGTagataattagatttataaatCAATAGAAAGTATTAGTAACTTATTACAAAATAGAACATAACAATGTAGTTTACTTACAATAGCATTGAGAAAATCTTTTTCTAATTGATTCATATGTGATACACTTAAATCACCAGATTGTGCCCATTCAGTATTGAaaacttcatcttcttctccttcatcatttaaaaatttacttgCCACCATctataaaatggagaatattatGCTTTAATTAACAATATCTTTCTTAAAGTAATATAAATGTTAAACTGAATGAATAAAATCAATACGATACCAAAGAAAcaagaaatagttcagaaggTGCCACTCGTTGCAAATATTCTGGATTACAATCTTTTAGTCTTTCTAAATATAATAAAGCCAAGACCAGACAACATGGTGAAACACATGCATTTCTAGAAATTCTACTTGCTTCTTCCACATCTAGTCGTTCTAGTGTGTGACCACTCTTTACTTCAGTGAAAAGTTCCGCTGCCAATTctaagaataaattttaattacataaTCAGGTACAATAGAAAGTATTTAATCaattatgtaatattattaaatggTTAAATGATAAAACTCACTGAAGTATAACATATTTcatataaaacaaataaaatgtaacaatttAAATGCtacatgaaaatataaattattttcaaaagtaaacgtttttgcaattaatattttccttttatttacacatgagaatatataattaaaacagCATACTTTCCTTTTATAATTGCATTAATGACTGAGTATAAAATAGATACAGATAAAAAACTTAAAAAGGTCTATATACTAACCAGTAACAGGCAAACTGAGGCAATCAGTCATCGGTAATTTTGAATAGTAGAGTGATTTCGTTATACGATTTAAAAACTTGTCATGATTACCCATGCTCTGTAATTAGATGTACaaatgaaaaaaggaaaactcTCTTGTTTTCTTTAAAAACACGATAAACAGCTGCTTTACCTTAAGTTTTGCTGGGGCTTTTCtccttcttgaaatattcgtcaTATTAAAATACTgatgaaattaaacaatttctctGCGTAATTTCAAGTGTGTACGTTGAAAAATAGAAGCAACGaacaatttaaatattcttaaaGTATTGTATATGAAGTAAGAGGGTATAAAATCTTGATTTAAGAAGAACGTGATGATTTATGTTCGCTGTGCATAATGAATAGGGCTAAAAGTAGAATATCATTCGTACCACTACAAATAAGAATCAGCTGACTCAAAgaacattataatatttattcgttaattcAAATGAtggaaaaattatattcgtGTGAAAAAAAAGCCAAATAAGAATGTAAAAGTTATTGTACTTTCACTTGAACCATATTTACTTTGCAATCGTATATATTTCCATTGTTGGCATAACTGCAAGGCAATGAACTCATAATTGAATTACCAAAATCGAACGAGTAGAGTGAGTGAACAGaaagatttaatttaaatacataaaaaCAAGAAAGAgtttagtttttctttttaagtttCAAGAGAAATACGTAGCTTCACATTTAGTGAAAGTATTTTTAACGCGCAATTcacaagtagaaactcatcaaTTATTTTTTAGGTGTGGTGCgagaatacatatttattagcaATTCTCTTGTAGCTACTTTCATACACTAAACAGGTTATTTGACATATGTCACATTTCTTATTACCGAATTAGTGACTAATTGGCAGGATCAAAAAAGGAATGTACCGAACGGAAAGTAGTGTCAGGCAATAACAAATCACGTGAAAATGTGGTGGTAGTGATGCGTTTAAAagggaaaaataatacaaaatcgtTTCATAGCGTCTATAAGGTGCTTTCGCGCATATGTCGTAAGTATTCTTTATTTTAGTTTTTAATTAATCAAGCCATTCGTTTACTTTTTCTAGCCAATATGGCTATTATATACATACAGTGTATCGAATTAACAAACGTTCAAGTTTCTGATTGTTAGATTTGAAAAATAAGAATATTACATTTTGCTGTAAATTAACTTCAATATTAACACATTCAATATAAAATTATCATATAACTGTTCACAgttatacaaaattgaaaattgttatttctataaaatactGTAATAAGTATAATATTGTGCATAGTGAAAGTGATAGTTTATTTATTAGGAACTGCAGATAAAGGACAACTTGATGGTTTCATGGCGGATGGCGCAGTGCCACCAATAAAGAATGGCCATAACTGTAATAATATGGGTTTTGCGACGCAAGTTGTAAAACAATCATCTGATGTTTCGAATATTGTTTATGCTGTGGGGCAATATGCTCCCAAAGTATTAAGGAATTTGAATACCCAAAGATTAAAAAATCAGTTTAGCGATGTGGGTTTGGTTGCTGGAGGTAGTGTCATTAGAGCACATAGATCAGTTTTGGCAGCAGGGAGTGCATATTTTAATGCTATGTTCACTGGTGGTCTCGTTGAAGAGCAGCAGGAGTTAGTAGAAATTCATTCGGTATCAACTAATATTCTTTCTCTCCTGGTGGATTTCATTTATACTGGAAATGTCGATATTACCCAGGACAATGTTCAAGAATTATTTGCAGCTGCTGATATGCTAGAGTTAGATGAAGTGGTATCTGGTTGCATTACCTATTTAAAACAGCAACTTCACTACTCAAATGCTCTTGGGATTTATAGGTGAGATCAATAAGTTTGAAGAAGCAATTGAGTTTGAGAAGCAAGGaattcacacacacacacacacacacacacacacacacacatatatgtataatttaataattaaataatttatatagaaaTATCTTCATACATATTTATGTGAAACAGATTTGCAGAAGCACATAACAGATTAGATCTTTTGGAAAGTGCCCTACACTTTATACAAGTCAACTTTCCTCAAGTATCTCAAGAAGAAGAATTCTTGGATCTACAGAAAGAACATCTTGTTCATTTTCTCAGTAGTGATTATATTCATATTGATACTGAATTCCAGGTTTGtacttttattattctttaaagAGTTCTACATTTTAGCTCAATAATTCAATtgagtattattttatttttgattttttacTTTGCCAGGTCTTCCAAGCTGCATATAATTGGATTGTCCATGATATACCAACAAGAAGATGTTACGTATTTGACATATTACGTCATGTACGGTTACGACTGTGTTCATTAGCAAGATTGGAACACATTATTTTGGAATGTAAAGATGCAAGTCTTATTGTTGCATTAAGATCTATACAAAAAGATTTAATATCAAATAAAGGATGTCTTGTGCCCCTTCATGCACAACCTAGACTTTGTgccaagaaaaatattttagtaaTTGGTGGATCAAGGCGTGAACATTCAGCAGACAGTTGGGGTAGAGCAGCTGAAAGCACTtatgaaacaattgagaaatatGACACATTTACAGGGTATAATTGCTttcgattttatatttatattgtattaaCTTTGTATGTATGAAGTGTTAAATAGTATAAATTTACACACTTTATTTTAGTTACATTCACTAATGCAACAGCAATACAAATAATACGTTAcagtttttacaaatttttaagtaaTACTACGATTGTTTTTATAGTGAATGGAGTGAAGTAGCACCAATTGGAATAGGACGCATATTACCAGGTGTAGCATTACTAGATGGTAAAGTTTATGTTGTTGGTGGAGAACTTGAATCGTGCATTATTGCCAATTGTGAATGTTACGACCCACGTGATAATGTATGGACATCAATAGCCTGTATGGAAGAACCTAGGTGTGAATTTGGACTTTGTGCCTTGGATAATAGCTTATATGCATTTGGTGGTTGGGTAGGCAAAGATTTTGGTGGATCAATAGAAATATATGATCCAATAACTAATTCTTGGACACTTGATGGACAACTCCCAGAACCTCGGTTTAGTATGGGAGTAGTTGCCTATGAAGGTaggttaatttaaatattttaatattacaatgtttcaaacttaataaaaatatttataacttgTTTAGGATTAATATATGTAGTGGGTGGATGCACACAAGAGAGTAGACATCGTCAAGACGTAATGAGTTATAATCCAGTGACTAGAGAATGGACTCATTTAGCTTCAATGCTCACACCACGTTCACAAATGGGAATCACCATTCTCGACGGATACATTTATGTTGTCGGTGGTACTAATAAAAATCAGGAGGTATTAACATCCGTTGAACGATATTCCTTTGAAAAGGTAACTTATTTTCTAATATAACTAATCATTTATATTTAGATTTTTTATGCTTTTTGTTTGTTATGTTCTAGAATAAATGGAGTACTGTTGCATCTATGAATATAGGCAGATCATATCCTGCAGTTGCAGCAGCCGATAGTCGACTTTATGTTATAGGGGGTGATCAATCtcaggaaattaatttttatcgaatgcaAATCACAATTTCCACAGTTGAATGTTACGATCCTCGTTCAAATAAATGGCACGAATGTGCTTCATTGCCGACAAGTAGGGGTGAAGCAGCGGCAATTGTTGCACCTTTTTGATTGAAATGTCTTTTCGACATTAAGAAATTTACGCAAAATGTGTTGAGCATATTTTATATCATTATATCCACATGCGTTTCTTTTCGCATTCCAAAATGATATTCGAGCATCTATTTAAAATTGCTTAGTCGTAAATATAATATCAAACGAGAAACATACGTTTTTTGACTATCGTCTTTTATGTCGTATATACAAACATGATTAAATGCATATAAGCTagaatgtatttttttatagATCACGATTGTAAACAATTCAAACATCAAcagcatttttcttttttaattaatataaaatgcaacaggatttgAGAAAGAAGAGATATGTTTCACTATAAGAATAGTACAGTGTTATTTTCTGTACCCTTGATATTAAATTATGTGTACTAATTTTGAAATGAAGTTCATTATGTCTACTTATTAATGAAACTAGTaaattactactttcaaatgttttAAACACTTATTAgcataacaaattttattagttGTAGTAATGACTGACAGCCTTCACATTCTATAGTCATTTACCAAAGTTATTGAGAATACAAGATTCTATTGTAAATTGGATTACACTGCAACGAGAtacatagaaaatatatttctatgtaGCTTGTGTAAAAAG is a genomic window containing:
- the LOC143154864 gene encoding uncharacterized protein LOC143154864 isoform X1, with the protein product MSMTITIFATQTVLFPREIMYFGRNISRLYHRHRKLCHVNSFLLGKCLSPSLVINTCTTQRTCHSNKSKVESFSGTLTKQHAKELASKLTSEERDHFLSALQECKSEEDKAGYQRQLAVFRWCNELGRPTKIPSLGDVDATGKYCRVPDDWLIRKYVENFPGPTTKDLILVAIANAIPFIGFGFLDNFIMIVAGDQIEIMLNKKFPISTMAAAALGNTVSDIIGIGSVHYVEIFAHKIGFQAPKLTSLELNLPKTKLAANVGRVIGVTIGCLIGMTPIPIFSYFHNSD
- the LOC143154864 gene encoding uncharacterized protein LOC143154864 isoform X2, producing MSMTITIFATQTVLFPREIMYFGRNISRLYHRHRKLCHVNSFLLGKCLSPSLVINTCTTQRTCHSNKSKVESFSGTLTKQHAKELASKLTSEERDHFLSALQECKSEEDKAGYQRQLAVFRWCNELGRPTKIPSLGDVDATGKYCRVPDDWLIRKYGPTTKDLILVAIANAIPFIGFGFLDNFIMIVAGDQIEIMLNKKFPISTMAAAALGNTVSDIIGIGSVHYVEIFAHKIGFQAPKLTSLELNLPKTKLAANVGRVIGVTIGCLIGMTPIPIFSYFHNSD
- the LOC143154867 gene encoding coenzyme Q-binding protein COQ10 homolog B, mitochondrial isoform X2, whose product is MYRRVLLLQNVILHNRKNLYKRYIERMYMVESSKMKEYEGRKLIGFSMEKIYDVVADVKNYKNFVPFCKKSDVISKNNNSLKANLVIGFPPIKENYISKITTVRPRFVKAECTDDFTHHGARLLPNGGAELSHRQSIQSKMY
- the LOC143143340 gene encoding protein CNPPD1, with the protein product MTNISRRRKAPAKLKSMGNHDKFLNRITKSLYYSKLPMTDCLSLPVTELAAELFTEVKSGHTLERLDVEEASRISRNACVSPCCLVLALLYLERLKDCNPEYLQRVAPSELFLVSLMVASKFLNDEGEEDEVFNTEWAQSGDLSVSHMNQLEKDFLNAIDWTVFVHNQDFWERLQRLEKDIAYKEAQKRGWFSYTELSCLMNSMQLITVAHAVINVSSICLATYIAGIVTLLGSALVASYFPGTVLSPRQTTSSLDVTKIDLNSIMDVPPTAIENLSENVLTTDFMPILLSCNQTQHGCENIEKKEIVDEHWKWWLNSIMIWLPEYSGLESKETLYSINDEIEYTDTLITTKFVLDTTTLIQDADEFIMDMNWKQILGIDLNLHLHDWRYYANYVTKITLGHQH
- the LOC143143339 gene encoding actin-binding protein IPP, which gives rise to MRLKGKNNTKSFHSVYKVLSRICRTADKGQLDGFMADGAVPPIKNGHNCNNMGFATQVVKQSSDVSNIVYAVGQYAPKVLRNLNTQRLKNQFSDVGLVAGGSVIRAHRSVLAAGSAYFNAMFTGGLVEEQQELVEIHSVSTNILSLLVDFIYTGNVDITQDNVQELFAAADMLELDEVVSGCITYLKQQLHYSNALGIYRFAEAHNRLDLLESALHFIQVNFPQVSQEEEFLDLQKEHLVHFLSSDYIHIDTEFQVFQAAYNWIVHDIPTRRCYVFDILRHVRLRLCSLARLEHIILECKDASLIVALRSIQKDLISNKGCLVPLHAQPRLCAKKNILVIGGSRREHSADSWGRAAESTYETIEKYDTFTGEWSEVAPIGIGRILPGVALLDGKVYVVGGELESCIIANCECYDPRDNVWTSIACMEEPRCEFGLCALDNSLYAFGGWVGKDFGGSIEIYDPITNSWTLDGQLPEPRFSMGVVAYEGLIYVVGGCTQESRHRQDVMSYNPVTREWTHLASMLTPRSQMGITILDGYIYVVGGTNKNQEVLTSVERYSFEKNKWSTVASMNIGRSYPAVAAADSRLYVIGGDQSQEINFYRMQITISTVECYDPRSNKWHECASLPTSRGEAAAIVAPF
- the LOC143154867 gene encoding coenzyme Q-binding protein COQ10 homolog B, mitochondrial isoform X1, with translation MYRRVLLLQNVILHNRKNLYKRYIERMYMVESSKMKEYEGRKLIGFSMEKIYDVVADVKNYKNFVPFCKKSDVISKNNNSLKANLVIGFPPIKENYISKITTVRPRFVKAECTDGKLFNHLNTLWIFSPGLKNNAETCVIDFSLSFEFKSIIHSHLSNLFFNEIVRQMENAFLEEAKRRYGTPCIKTVRLEK